One window of Mesorhizobium loti R88b genomic DNA carries:
- a CDS encoding sugar ABC transporter ATP-binding protein, with protein sequence MDEPTSALTETEVQRLLSIMDRLRQDKVAIMFVTHRLEEASAICDRMTVLRDGRLAGHLDREGGPIQLPRIIEKMVGRAASELYARPAQRAVAGDVVLSVRGLRTVRDPEAPHAIVLDGVDIDLKAGEILGVAGLVGSGRTELARAIFGADRIAAGTITLDGKQIAPASPADAIALGIGLVPEDRKHQAIFAALGILPNFSVASLGRFSNGFGFMAERRERDALSGFRKMLSIRMASAEQAIEGLSGGNQQKVILARWLARDPKVLIVDEPTRGVDVGAKAEVHQILVQLAARGIAVMMISSELPEVLAVSDRIVTMRRGRITGEMPGVEANEERLMELMALDRKPQDERQAR encoded by the coding sequence ATGGACGAGCCGACCTCGGCGCTGACCGAGACCGAGGTGCAGCGGCTTTTGTCGATCATGGACCGGCTGCGCCAGGACAAGGTCGCCATCATGTTCGTCACCCACCGGCTGGAGGAGGCCTCCGCCATCTGCGACCGCATGACGGTGCTGCGCGACGGCCGGCTGGCCGGGCATCTCGACCGTGAGGGTGGTCCGATCCAATTGCCGCGCATCATCGAGAAGATGGTCGGCCGCGCCGCCTCGGAACTCTACGCCCGACCGGCGCAGCGCGCGGTGGCCGGCGATGTCGTGCTGTCGGTGCGCGGCCTGCGCACCGTGCGCGACCCCGAAGCGCCGCATGCCATCGTGCTCGACGGCGTCGACATCGACCTCAAGGCGGGCGAAATCCTCGGTGTCGCCGGGCTTGTCGGCTCGGGCCGCACGGAACTGGCGCGCGCCATTTTCGGCGCCGACCGGATCGCTGCCGGCACCATCACGCTCGACGGCAAACAGATCGCTCCAGCCTCGCCGGCGGACGCCATCGCGCTCGGCATCGGCCTGGTGCCGGAGGACCGCAAGCACCAGGCGATCTTTGCGGCACTCGGCATCCTGCCCAATTTCTCCGTCGCTTCGCTCGGCCGCTTCAGCAACGGTTTTGGCTTCATGGCCGAGCGGCGTGAGCGCGATGCATTGTCGGGTTTCAGAAAGATGCTGTCGATCCGCATGGCCTCGGCCGAGCAGGCGATCGAAGGCCTGTCGGGCGGCAACCAGCAGAAGGTGATCCTGGCGCGCTGGCTGGCGCGCGATCCAAAAGTGCTGATCGTCGACGAGCCGACGCGCGGCGTCGATGTCGGCGCCAAGGCCGAGGTGCACCAGATCCTGGTGCAATTGGCGGCGCGCGGCATCGCGGTGATGATGATCTCGTCCGAACTGCCAGAGGTGCTGGCGGTGTCGGACCGCATCGTCACCATGCGCCGGGGGCGCATCACCGGTGAGATGCCGGGCGTCGAGGCAAACGAGGAACGATTGATGGAACTGATGGCGCTCGACAGAAAGCCACAGGACGAGAGGCAGGCACGATGA